Proteins from a genomic interval of Oceanispirochaeta crateris:
- a CDS encoding dihydroneopterin aldolase, translated as MDYSNFDYMTMDKIIISDLMLRCIIGINPDERINKQDVLINLTLYTDFSKSIESEDIEDTVNYKKLKLDIMTLVEGSSFLLVEKLASTISDCCLGYKGVKAVLVKVEKPTALRFARSVGVEIFRKG; from the coding sequence ATGGACTATAGCAACTTCGATTATATGACAATGGATAAAATTATTATTTCAGACCTTATGCTCCGGTGTATTATTGGCATAAATCCCGATGAAAGGATCAACAAGCAGGATGTCCTTATAAACCTGACCCTGTACACTGACTTTAGCAAATCCATTGAGTCCGAAGATATTGAGGACACTGTCAATTATAAAAAACTGAAACTGGATATCATGACCCTGGTTGAAGGCTCTTCGTTCCTCCTTGTTGAAAAACTAGCATCAACCATCAGTGATTGCTGCCTTGGATACAAGGGGGTCAAGGCGGTTCTGGTCAAGGTTGAAAAACCCACAGCGCTCCGATTTGCCCGTTCTGTGGGTGTGGAAATATTCCGCAAAGGATGA
- a CDS encoding J domain-containing protein has translation MTLTREEEKAFFLLMGISGRGVNPGDEETLKRAFRNKAKKAHPDLAARLGKDPQVMQKHFMELNDAFNILMERLQREPPSYTVCRGNRSKNEAARAPFKEKRASSRAPWGTQKEENRGERDTGGQKKKTSDQGDFYFSGRTPNRNLRFAEYLYYSGVISWMDLVHALVWQYRNRPKIGEMATQEGLLSFEDVLEIIREKKQGELFGEAALRMGYLKQVHLNSLVRKQKKLGIPIGHYFILSRKMTKETLYKKLSEYRRHNTIFDAK, from the coding sequence ATGACATTAACAAGGGAAGAGGAGAAAGCCTTTTTTTTACTCATGGGAATATCAGGCCGGGGAGTCAATCCTGGAGATGAAGAAACCCTCAAAAGAGCATTCAGAAACAAAGCCAAAAAAGCACATCCTGATTTGGCAGCCCGTCTTGGGAAAGATCCTCAGGTAATGCAAAAGCATTTCATGGAACTCAATGATGCTTTTAATATCCTGATGGAACGGCTGCAGCGTGAGCCCCCAAGCTATACAGTTTGTAGGGGAAACAGGTCTAAAAATGAAGCAGCTCGGGCTCCTTTTAAAGAAAAGAGAGCCTCTTCAAGGGCTCCCTGGGGGACACAAAAAGAAGAGAACCGAGGTGAACGTGATACTGGTGGTCAAAAAAAGAAGACAAGCGATCAAGGGGACTTCTACTTCAGCGGACGGACTCCCAATCGAAACCTAAGATTTGCGGAATATCTCTATTATTCGGGGGTTATTTCATGGATGGATCTGGTTCATGCCCTTGTCTGGCAGTATAGAAACAGACCAAAAATCGGTGAAATGGCTACTCAGGAAGGGCTTCTCTCCTTTGAAGATGTTCTGGAAATCATACGGGAAAAGAAACAGGGAGAGCTTTTTGGTGAAGCGGCACTCCGAATGGGATACCTTAAGCAGGTACACCTCAACTCCCTGGTGAGAAAACAGAAGAAACTGGGGATTCCCATCGGACACTACTTCATTTTATCCCGTAAGATGACCAAAGAGACTCTGTATAAAAAGCTCTCAGAATACAGACGGCATAATACTATTTTTGACGCGAAATAA
- a CDS encoding DUF2797 domain-containing protein, whose product MEDVYLEKMISKFATPIQYSLKSDSGDIQMNSLLGKKIRIYFEGIIHCVVCGKKIKKTFAQGSCYDCFRNAAENSECIIRPELCKAHLGGGRDPIWEEKNHNVPHYVYLALSSAVKVGVTRGNQIPTRWIDQGASEGLILAECPNRFHAGELEVYLKDSFTDRTNWQRMLKNQVSSESLSEVKDSLVETLEEPFSSWITDHRIPEVLDYPVIEYPQKVKSLKLDKEPVIEAVLMGIKGQYLLFDGGRVLNVRAHSGYNVKIDIS is encoded by the coding sequence ATGGAAGATGTTTATTTAGAGAAGATGATCAGTAAATTCGCTACTCCCATTCAATACAGTCTTAAAAGCGACTCTGGAGATATTCAGATGAATTCGCTCCTGGGGAAAAAAATCCGTATCTATTTTGAAGGGATCATACATTGTGTTGTTTGCGGCAAAAAAATCAAAAAAACTTTTGCCCAGGGAAGTTGTTATGACTGCTTCAGGAATGCAGCTGAGAATTCCGAGTGTATCATCCGTCCCGAACTCTGTAAGGCTCATCTTGGAGGAGGAAGAGACCCAATATGGGAAGAAAAAAATCACAATGTTCCCCATTATGTGTATCTGGCCCTCTCTAGCGCCGTTAAGGTGGGTGTGACCAGGGGCAATCAGATTCCTACTCGGTGGATTGATCAGGGAGCCAGTGAAGGACTCATCCTGGCCGAGTGTCCCAATCGTTTTCATGCCGGAGAACTGGAAGTGTATCTCAAGGACAGCTTTACGGACAGAACCAATTGGCAGAGGATGCTGAAGAATCAGGTTTCCAGCGAATCTCTTTCAGAGGTCAAGGATTCCCTGGTAGAGACTCTGGAAGAACCCTTTTCATCCTGGATCACAGACCATAGAATACCCGAGGTCTTGGACTATCCGGTCATTGAGTATCCACAAAAGGTCAAGTCTTTAAAATTGGACAAAGAACCCGTGATAGAAGCTGTTCTTATGGGCATAAAGGGACAGTATTTACTCTTCGATGGAGGGCGAGTTCTTAATGTCCGAGCCCACAGTGGATACAATGTCAAAATTGACATCTCATAG
- a CDS encoding putative ABC transporter permease — MSQLTVILIQYFFLFSLGTSVGWFIELFWRRYFGKARRWINPGFLNGPWLPLYGFGSIVLFLLCKLNLPLWLHILFIFFTLSGLEFLAGLIFINHFRIKLWDYSENWGNIMGLVCPLYSLLWTVLGVFFYFFIYPYLMEIIDYVFQYVQYTFLIGLYGGLFAADLWQSFNLAGRIKNFVNETEEKWSIDFEKLKLELRDRVQEGIVNRTRFFLPFYGELGFSFREQLKRHRLNLRNHGRPLQKLIKKKRSK; from the coding sequence ATGAGTCAACTCACTGTCATTCTTATACAGTATTTTTTCCTATTCTCTCTGGGTACCAGTGTCGGATGGTTTATAGAATTATTTTGGCGTAGATATTTCGGTAAGGCGAGGAGATGGATCAACCCAGGGTTTCTAAACGGTCCCTGGTTGCCTCTTTACGGCTTTGGTTCCATTGTCTTGTTTCTTCTTTGCAAGCTGAACCTTCCTTTGTGGCTGCATATCCTATTCATATTTTTTACCCTTTCGGGTCTTGAGTTTTTGGCAGGCCTGATATTCATTAATCACTTCAGGATCAAACTCTGGGATTATTCGGAAAACTGGGGTAATATAATGGGCCTTGTTTGTCCTTTATACAGCCTGTTGTGGACAGTCTTGGGGGTTTTCTTTTATTTTTTCATATACCCCTATTTGATGGAAATCATCGATTATGTCTTTCAATATGTTCAATATACCTTCCTCATAGGTCTCTATGGTGGTCTGTTTGCAGCCGATTTATGGCAATCCTTCAATTTAGCAGGACGCATTAAAAACTTTGTTAATGAAACAGAAGAGAAGTGGTCTATTGATTTTGAAAAGCTAAAACTGGAGTTGAGAGACAGGGTTCAGGAAGGAATTGTCAACAGGACGCGCTTTTTTCTCCCATTTTATGGAGAATTGGGTTTCTCCTTCAGAGAACAGCTGAAAAGGCATCGCTTGAATCTTCGTAACCATGGCCGTCCTCTCCAAAAATTAATAAAGAAAAAACGGAGTAAGTGA
- the folE gene encoding GTP cyclohydrolase I FolE, whose amino-acid sequence MNKERVSQLIKELLIEIGEDPHREGLLKTPERVAEAYRFLTSGYSMDLKEIINDAVFESEANNMIVCKDIEVYSLCEHHMLPFFGVCHIGYIAKNKVLGVSKLARIVDFYSRRLQIQERLTAEIARTVKDESGAEGVGVVMECRHMCMMMRGVQKQNSSMLTSTVLGSFHSSVATREEFMSLISRQK is encoded by the coding sequence ATGAATAAGGAAAGAGTTTCCCAACTGATAAAAGAACTGCTTATAGAAATTGGTGAAGATCCGCATCGGGAAGGTCTCTTAAAAACACCAGAAAGGGTTGCCGAAGCCTACCGATTCCTTACCAGCGGCTATTCCATGGATTTGAAAGAAATAATCAATGATGCCGTCTTTGAATCTGAAGCAAACAACATGATTGTCTGTAAAGACATTGAGGTTTACAGCCTCTGTGAACACCATATGCTACCGTTTTTTGGTGTCTGCCATATTGGCTACATCGCAAAGAACAAGGTCCTAGGAGTCAGTAAACTAGCAAGAATCGTGGATTTTTACAGCCGTCGCCTTCAGATTCAGGAACGCCTCACGGCAGAGATAGCCAGAACGGTCAAGGATGAATCAGGTGCAGAAGGAGTCGGCGTGGTAATGGAATGCCGTCACATGTGTATGATGATGAGAGGAGTCCAAAAGCAGAACTCATCCATGCTCACCTCAACAGTGCTGGGCAGTTTCCATTCTTCTGTTGCAACAAGAGAAGAGTTCATGAGCCTTATTTCGCGTCAAAAATAG
- a CDS encoding cation:proton antiporter, producing MNKKFRLFIYVFLLILISPLFANAGVEGSLVEKMTDLVFQIGVILFAAKLGGFLMKKMDMPSVLGELMMGILIGPYLLGGLPFFGFHNGLFPLVNPEFPVTPELYAFSTVASIILLFHSGLETDLSMFLRFSAKGAIIGIGGVFVSFVSGAWAGSLITGLPIISPVNLFLGVISTATSVGITARILSEQRKMDSPEGVTVLAAAVIDDVLGIIILAIVLGIVSVMTGHGGAVKWSAIGYIALKAIGVWLGFTVLGLFFARKIGNSLKIFNSETSISVMSLGLALILSGIFEKAGLAMIIGAYVMGLSLSRTDLSFVIQEKIHPIQEFFVPIFFCVMGMLVNVNEVLKPDVLIAGVFFSLVGILSKVVGCGIPSLFLNFNLLGAARVGVGMVPRGEVALIMAGIGISAGILSPGQFGVAVLMTLVTTLIPPPVLTILLRKEKRGTRTEMKGSTTVVNVFDFPSYELMTLALTKVIQALKEEGFYLHDMELDHHLYQIRKDDVFLTIHEHADHFEVVSDPEDVFYIKTVVYESLLEVNNTIENLKTMAKPEELKKELSADDNTRVQNSFFKDIHENCIIMNLKGNNKNSILYEMVDLMDNAGKLVDYEECLQAVLDREASMSTGMQNGIAIPHGKTDGVRELVVAIGLKKEGIDFSSLDGQPSKVFIMTLSPKKNTGPHIQFLSSISAILNKPHFIDDLLACPNAASVKELLIREAKEKG from the coding sequence TTGAATAAGAAGTTTCGTTTATTCATTTATGTTTTTTTACTCATACTGATTTCTCCCCTGTTTGCCAATGCGGGAGTGGAGGGCAGCCTGGTTGAAAAAATGACTGACCTGGTCTTTCAGATAGGTGTCATTCTCTTCGCCGCCAAATTGGGCGGATTTCTGATGAAGAAAATGGATATGCCCTCAGTTCTGGGAGAATTGATGATGGGAATCCTCATCGGTCCCTATCTTTTGGGAGGCCTTCCATTTTTCGGATTTCACAATGGACTCTTTCCCCTTGTCAATCCAGAATTTCCTGTGACTCCAGAATTGTATGCTTTCTCGACGGTGGCATCCATTATCCTCCTGTTCCATTCGGGGCTGGAAACAGACCTTTCCATGTTCTTACGCTTTTCGGCTAAGGGGGCCATCATTGGCATCGGTGGGGTTTTTGTATCCTTTGTCTCCGGAGCTTGGGCTGGCAGTCTGATTACAGGACTTCCCATCATCTCTCCGGTTAATCTATTTCTGGGGGTCATCAGCACCGCCACATCCGTGGGCATTACGGCCCGTATCCTTTCGGAGCAAAGGAAGATGGATTCACCCGAAGGTGTGACCGTCCTGGCTGCCGCTGTTATTGATGATGTCCTGGGGATCATTATTCTGGCCATCGTTTTGGGTATTGTCTCTGTTATGACGGGTCATGGTGGTGCCGTGAAATGGAGTGCCATCGGTTATATTGCTTTAAAAGCCATTGGTGTTTGGCTGGGATTTACGGTTCTGGGGTTATTTTTTGCCCGAAAAATCGGAAACAGCCTTAAAATATTCAATAGTGAAACCTCCATTTCTGTCATGAGTCTGGGATTGGCTCTCATCCTGTCTGGGATTTTTGAAAAAGCGGGATTAGCCATGATTATTGGAGCCTATGTCATGGGACTCTCCTTGTCCAGGACAGACTTGAGTTTTGTAATTCAAGAGAAAATACACCCCATACAGGAATTTTTTGTGCCTATCTTTTTCTGCGTCATGGGGATGCTGGTCAATGTCAATGAAGTTCTAAAACCGGACGTCCTGATTGCCGGGGTTTTCTTTTCTCTTGTGGGTATCCTATCCAAGGTTGTGGGCTGTGGAATCCCCTCTCTCTTTTTGAATTTTAATCTATTGGGAGCCGCCAGGGTCGGTGTTGGAATGGTTCCCAGAGGTGAGGTGGCGCTGATCATGGCAGGAATAGGAATCTCTGCTGGCATCCTCAGTCCCGGCCAATTCGGTGTGGCTGTCTTGATGACCCTTGTGACAACCTTGATTCCTCCTCCGGTCCTTACCATTCTCCTGAGGAAAGAGAAGAGGGGAACAAGAACCGAAATGAAAGGCTCTACGACGGTAGTCAATGTTTTCGATTTTCCATCCTATGAGTTAATGACACTGGCTCTGACCAAGGTTATTCAAGCCTTGAAAGAGGAGGGATTTTATCTTCATGATATGGAACTGGACCATCATCTCTACCAGATCCGTAAGGATGATGTATTTTTGACCATACATGAACATGCTGATCATTTTGAAGTCGTTTCAGATCCTGAAGATGTATTTTATATCAAGACCGTCGTGTATGAATCCCTCTTAGAAGTCAATAATACAATCGAAAATCTGAAAACTATGGCAAAACCAGAAGAGTTAAAGAAAGAACTCTCCGCCGACGACAATACTAGGGTTCAAAACAGCTTCTTTAAGGATATCCATGAAAACTGTATCATCATGAATCTGAAGGGAAACAATAAAAACAGCATCCTTTATGAAATGGTTGATCTGATGGATAATGCTGGTAAGCTGGTAGATTATGAAGAATGTCTTCAGGCTGTGCTAGACCGGGAAGCCTCCATGAGCACGGGAATGCAGAACGGAATAGCCATCCCCCATGGGAAAACCGATGGGGTGAGGGAACTTGTTGTCGCCATAGGCTTGAAGAAAGAAGGAATCGATTTCTCCTCACTCGATGGTCAACCTAGCAAAGTCTTTATCATGACCTTGTCTCCGAAAAAGAACACAGGACCACACATCCAATTTCTTTCATCTATCAGCGCAATTTTGAATAAGCCCCACTTTATTGATGATCTTTTAGCCTGTCCAAACGCAGCCTCAGTGAAAGAACTTCTCATCAGAGAGGCTAAGGAGAAGGGTTAA
- a CDS encoding HD domain-containing protein: protein MHVPLKNNPDEFNDSVKDILSNEDFQKLDSIPHHGKSILDHSCKVAQLAWLWSKRLRLDRTSTARGALLHDFFLYDWKKKRSGRNRRFYEWSKMHGFTHPAEALQNAEERFSLNVIERDIILHHMFPLTIQPPRTKEGWLVMLCDKWVSLRDIPSFVFNLLK from the coding sequence ATGCATGTCCCATTAAAGAACAATCCTGATGAATTCAATGATTCCGTTAAGGATATTCTGTCAAATGAGGATTTTCAAAAACTGGATTCCATCCCTCATCACGGCAAAAGCATTCTGGATCATAGCTGTAAGGTGGCTCAACTGGCCTGGTTGTGGTCAAAACGCTTAAGGTTAGACCGCACATCAACGGCGAGAGGAGCCCTTCTGCATGACTTTTTTCTATACGACTGGAAGAAAAAGCGATCAGGAAGGAATCGGCGATTTTACGAATGGTCTAAAATGCATGGATTTACCCATCCCGCAGAAGCCCTACAAAATGCGGAAGAACGATTTTCTTTGAATGTTATTGAAAGGGATATCATACTTCATCATATGTTTCCTCTGACAATACAGCCACCCCGGACAAAGGAAGGCTGGCTTGTTATGCTGTGCGACAAATGGGTCTCTTTGAGGGATATCCCATCCTTTGTATTCAATTTGCTGAAATAA
- a CDS encoding NlpC/P60 family protein → MQKCSKTILLLFLTLFFISSCATVPQIDSKEPTIDPSTGTSSVQEDLIDSARWALGKKTLVVDGRKFNMDCSGVVMAVYYKSGIDLLSPLNQYSGGGVQRLYGFMDDSHLLYKQPHLAPGDILFWDNTYDSNDDGKINDPLTHIGMVVSSDSQGNVQYIHHNYRKGIVLAKMNLLDPDNVKMNSPMRARYAEKGHAPLWLSSHLLNQAAKGYLLTEN, encoded by the coding sequence ATGCAAAAGTGTTCCAAAACGATTCTTCTTTTGTTTCTGACCCTTTTTTTTATTTCCTCCTGCGCTACGGTCCCTCAGATTGACAGCAAGGAACCAACCATAGATCCCTCCACTGGTACCAGCTCCGTACAAGAGGATCTCATTGACTCAGCCCGTTGGGCCTTGGGAAAAAAGACTCTGGTTGTAGACGGCAGAAAATTCAATATGGATTGTTCGGGAGTTGTCATGGCCGTGTACTACAAATCCGGAATTGATCTTCTATCACCTTTGAATCAGTACAGTGGTGGAGGAGTACAAAGACTCTACGGATTCATGGATGATAGCCACCTCCTTTACAAACAGCCTCATTTGGCTCCTGGAGACATACTCTTCTGGGACAATACCTATGACAGCAATGACGATGGAAAAATTAATGATCCCCTGACTCACATTGGTATGGTTGTCAGCTCAGACAGCCAGGGGAACGTACAATACATCCACCACAATTACAGAAAGGGAATCGTATTGGCTAAAATGAACTTACTTGACCCTGATAATGTAAAGATGAACTCACCCATGAGGGCCAGATATGCCGAAAAAGGCCATGCCCCTCTCTGGTTATCAAGCCATCTGCTGAATCAGGCAGCCAAAGGGTATCTTCTAACAGAGAATTAA
- a CDS encoding putative manganese-dependent inorganic diphosphatase produces the protein MTGHKNPDMDSICSVYCYSILKNKIDTKNRYIPIRCGHLNKQTRLVFDKLNLKAPRLMKNISPVVADVAKRDIPTLDMNDPVFSAIRRLDEENLSVIPVFEEETEFRGIISLHEISGFLINDNLVKRPVYRFRINNFKIVLPGYFYRRGKEQEFDAPIMTGAMPYEISKERINKMLPLKPLLVIGLREDILQFAVEEQFPAVILTGMSKDEELPIDFSNYEGTVFCSHSDTAETIRLLRLSTPLKNVMNKTPESLQSDQSFDEAKSTLMNSRLRGLPVFEDECFSGIVTRRCFIEKPQKKLILMDHNEIDQSVPGADQTEILEILDHHRLGNSRTKEPIYVYAKPVGSTCTIVYSHFKINMVEIDAETATLLISGILSDTVLLKSPTTTELDRVAVDELLSIANLELKTFGQELFSQNTSLEETEPVEVLKADFKIYREQLNIGISQAEVITLEDIDRVKEKYLSSMEALRKNKNLDWVLLLVTNVIKEESCLLVTKLEIAESKLIYDKISEQLYSLPGILSRKKQLLPEILRVLEELKSKPGN, from the coding sequence ATTACAGGTCACAAAAACCCAGATATGGATTCTATCTGCAGTGTCTACTGCTATAGTATTCTCAAAAATAAAATAGACACCAAAAACCGGTATATCCCCATTCGATGTGGTCATCTGAACAAACAGACCCGGCTGGTCTTTGATAAATTGAATCTCAAAGCGCCCAGATTGATGAAAAACATAAGCCCCGTGGTTGCAGATGTTGCCAAAAGAGACATCCCGACCCTGGATATGAACGATCCTGTTTTTTCGGCCATCCGCCGACTGGATGAAGAAAACCTCAGTGTTATCCCCGTATTTGAGGAAGAGACCGAGTTTAGAGGCATTATAAGCCTCCACGAAATATCGGGATTTCTTATAAACGACAATCTTGTTAAAAGACCAGTATACCGCTTTAGGATTAATAATTTTAAAATTGTTCTCCCCGGTTACTTTTATAGAAGGGGTAAAGAGCAGGAATTCGATGCACCCATCATGACCGGTGCGATGCCCTACGAAATAAGCAAGGAGCGCATCAACAAGATGCTCCCCTTAAAACCGCTCCTTGTGATCGGTCTAAGAGAAGACATACTCCAATTTGCAGTGGAAGAACAGTTCCCCGCTGTCATCCTCACTGGTATGTCCAAAGATGAAGAGTTACCCATTGATTTCTCAAATTATGAAGGAACCGTATTTTGCTCTCATAGTGATACAGCCGAGACAATCCGGCTTCTCAGACTGAGCACCCCTCTTAAGAATGTAATGAACAAAACCCCCGAGAGCCTCCAGAGTGATCAGAGTTTTGACGAAGCCAAGTCCACCCTCATGAATTCCAGACTCAGGGGGCTTCCTGTTTTCGAAGACGAATGTTTCTCCGGAATCGTTACCCGTAGATGCTTTATTGAAAAACCACAGAAGAAATTGATCCTTATGGATCATAATGAAATTGATCAGAGTGTTCCCGGAGCCGATCAGACTGAGATACTCGAAATACTGGATCACCACAGACTGGGCAACAGCCGGACCAAAGAACCAATTTACGTATATGCAAAACCAGTGGGAAGCACCTGTACCATCGTGTACAGCCATTTTAAAATCAATATGGTGGAAATTGATGCAGAAACAGCCACTTTGCTCATCTCGGGAATATTATCCGATACTGTATTGCTGAAGTCTCCCACAACCACCGAACTCGATAGAGTGGCAGTCGATGAATTGCTCAGTATTGCCAACCTGGAACTAAAGACCTTTGGACAGGAGCTTTTCAGTCAGAATACATCTTTGGAAGAGACAGAACCGGTAGAAGTGCTGAAGGCCGACTTCAAAATCTATAGGGAACAGCTAAATATTGGAATATCTCAGGCAGAAGTCATCACTTTAGAAGACATAGACCGGGTAAAAGAAAAATATTTAAGCTCCATGGAAGCCTTGAGGAAAAATAAAAATCTTGACTGGGTTCTCTTGCTAGTCACCAATGTCATCAAGGAAGAAAGTTGTCTTCTTGTTACGAAACTGGAGATAGCCGAATCCAAATTGATTTATGATAAAATAAGCGAACAGCTCTATTCTCTTCCGGGAATCTTATCCAGAAAAAAACAGCTGCTGCCGGAGATTCTCCGGGTTCTGGAAGAATTAAAATCCAAACCGGGAAACTAA
- the folK gene encoding 2-amino-4-hydroxy-6-hydroxymethyldihydropteridine diphosphokinase, whose product MNSYLGVGSNLDPKKNIKLALKELINQGFSIQKVSTHYRTEPLKHKENPSYINGIWCLNEYSGSRSSLKDILKNIETKCGRIRTDDPYSSRTLDLDIILHRDYISPDILTREFIFVPLLEIAPNLKLPGLGKLNACAAPSDRQRMQPLSDFTNELRRMIHE is encoded by the coding sequence ATGAACAGCTACCTAGGGGTCGGGTCCAATCTGGACCCGAAAAAAAATATAAAACTGGCGCTGAAAGAACTCATAAATCAGGGCTTTTCTATTCAGAAAGTGTCCACCCATTACAGAACAGAACCGCTAAAACACAAGGAAAATCCTTCTTATATCAACGGGATCTGGTGCCTGAATGAGTATTCAGGAAGCCGGTCCTCACTGAAGGATATATTAAAGAATATAGAGACAAAATGTGGAAGAATCAGAACCGATGACCCCTATTCTTCCAGAACATTGGATCTGGATATAATCCTCCATAGAGATTATATTTCACCTGATATACTAACAAGGGAATTTATCTTTGTCCCCCTCCTTGAAATTGCACCGAATCTGAAACTGCCCGGTCTCGGCAAATTAAATGCCTGTGCAGCTCCCTCTGATAGACAAAGAATGCAACCCCTTTCTGATTTTACAAACGAATTGAGGAGAATGATTCATGAATAA
- a CDS encoding SDR family oxidoreductase, giving the protein MTLKGKTALITGSAKRIGRSCALRLAREGAEILIHYNNSKNEAEELAETIQAQGQKAWTIGHDLSLPESGKQLMKKALSFTENIDYLVNSASMFPSSTYKNVQESDFTENLQVNALSPFFLSRAFAEESKTAECIINFLDTRILDNDKEHLAYHISKRVLFSLTRMLSEELAPQIRVNAVAPGLVIPPPGESYDYLKKRIMTNPLHKIGTLDQVSDSLLFLISNTFITGQVLFVDGGRHLKRSFYGL; this is encoded by the coding sequence ATGACATTAAAAGGTAAAACAGCATTAATCACAGGGAGTGCCAAGAGGATTGGGAGGTCCTGTGCCCTGAGATTGGCCCGGGAAGGGGCGGAGATCCTTATCCATTACAACAATTCCAAAAATGAAGCGGAAGAACTGGCCGAGACCATCCAGGCACAGGGGCAGAAAGCCTGGACAATAGGGCACGATCTATCGCTTCCTGAATCGGGAAAACAACTGATGAAGAAGGCACTATCCTTTACCGAAAATATTGATTATCTGGTAAATTCAGCCTCCATGTTCCCCTCTTCCACATATAAAAATGTTCAAGAATCCGACTTTACCGAAAATCTGCAGGTGAACGCCCTCAGTCCATTCTTTCTTTCTAGGGCCTTCGCGGAGGAATCTAAAACAGCCGAATGCATCATCAATTTCCTGGACACGAGGATATTGGACAACGATAAGGAGCATCTAGCCTATCATATTAGCAAAAGGGTTCTGTTTTCTCTCACAAGAATGCTCAGTGAAGAACTGGCTCCCCAGATAAGAGTAAACGCGGTGGCTCCAGGCCTTGTGATTCCTCCTCCGGGGGAGTCTTATGATTATCTAAAAAAGAGAATTATGACCAACCCTCTGCATAAGATTGGAACCCTGGATCAGGTTAGCGACAGCTTGCTGTTCCTCATATCCAATACATTCATTACAGGCCAGGTCCTCTTTGTGGATGGAGGCAGGCACCTCAAAAGGAGTTTTTATGGACTATAG
- a CDS encoding pyridoxamine kinase, whose product MKNPIPRVAAVHDLSGYGRSSLTIVLPILSAMGINVCPLPTAVLSTQTDGFENYVFHDLTEVMEQTVNHWKTLPLSFDCIYSGFLGSPRQISILEDLIDHFQSEDQFITIDPVLGDDGSFYGPMGMEMIEGMKTLVQRAKLITPNYTEACFLLDRPFEQELTMKEAADLLRELASKGPEKVVITSIPLKNNKGINTVMAYEKDLHRIWKAETLHIPASYPGTGDIFASVITGRLLLGDSLPSAIDRAVHFVSHAIRNTFGHNTPQREGVLMEKSLYQLMTPENMSLCELMEMNELL is encoded by the coding sequence ATGAAGAATCCTATTCCCCGTGTTGCAGCTGTGCATGACCTTTCCGGTTATGGACGCTCCTCTCTTACGATTGTACTTCCCATCCTATCCGCCATGGGAATCAACGTTTGTCCACTCCCAACGGCAGTACTGTCTACCCAGACAGATGGTTTCGAAAATTATGTATTTCACGACCTGACAGAAGTGATGGAACAAACTGTAAATCACTGGAAAACGCTGCCTCTTAGTTTTGATTGCATCTATTCGGGATTTCTGGGATCTCCCAGGCAGATCAGTATCCTCGAAGACCTTATTGACCATTTTCAATCAGAGGATCAGTTTATTACCATAGATCCGGTACTGGGGGATGACGGCAGTTTTTATGGTCCCATGGGCATGGAAATGATTGAAGGTATGAAAACACTGGTCCAACGTGCCAAGCTGATAACTCCCAACTACACAGAAGCCTGCTTTCTTCTAGATCGTCCATTTGAACAAGAGCTGACCATGAAAGAGGCTGCAGATCTCTTGCGGGAACTGGCATCCAAGGGGCCGGAAAAAGTTGTCATTACGAGTATTCCTCTGAAAAATAATAAGGGTATCAACACTGTCATGGCCTACGAAAAAGATCTGCACAGGATTTGGAAGGCTGAGACCCTGCATATTCCCGCCTCATACCCTGGAACGGGAGATATCTTCGCCAGTGTGATTACAGGACGTCTCCTTCTGGGAGACAGCCTGCCTTCGGCAATTGACCGGGCTGTCCATTTTGTCAGCCATGCTATCAGAAACACCTTTGGGCATAATACTCCCCAAAGAGAGGGAGTATTGATGGAAAAATCACTCTATCAGCTGATGACTCCCGAAAATATGAGCCTTTGCGAATTAATGGAGATGAATGAATTACTATGA